From Carnobacterium alterfunditum DSM 5972:
AGCTAAAACCGATCCTGTACATATGCCAACATAGTTATAGATAAACCCCATTTGAGGCCCAAATATCACTAATCCACCGAGCATTCCGATTCCACCAGGTAAGATAGGAAACACAACTTGAATAGCTTGAAAAACAACAAATATGATTGGTGCCCATATACCAAATTTGTTAAGGTAGGCGTTTAGTGCACTTTCCGAGTAGAAAATTTTTGTATAAATACCGTAAACAATAAAAAATATGAATGCCACTGTAATTAAAACGGCCAAAACATCCATTTTTTTCCTCTTGTTTTTACTTTCCATAAGCGATTACTCCTATTGTATTTATTGCGCACTATCCTAGTCAGATGTATCCCATAGCTTTTAATGATGATGATTTATTGTAGTCTGATAAATTTGTTCAACTCTCTTTGCAAATTCATTTGAAGAACAGTTACCTTTTACAATTTCTCTAGCATTTTTACTTAAACGCTTTTGTAGCCCTTCTTTTTCTAGTATATCATCTAACTTCTCTCTAAACTGTTCAAATGATTGATATTCCCAACCATTTACGCCATCCACAATCACGTTTTCCAGACATTGATCTTTTCTGCAAAGAGCCGGAATCCCGTTGGCTAATGCTTCTATATAAGTCAATCCTTGTGTTTCGCTGTTTGATGCACTAACAAATAGATCCCCCAATTGGTAATAAGAACTCACTTCTTGTGAACAAATCATTCCTGTAAAAATAACGTGCTTGGAAATACCCAAATCTATTACGCGTTCTTCTAATGCTGCGCGATGTGGTCCATCACCCACTATTAGCAAGGTGATATTCTGTCTGTTTAATTGTGAAAAAAACAATAATATCTCTTCTAGATTTTTTTCTTTTGCTAGTCGCCCGACATATATAAGCACACGGTCATTAGAGGGAATTCCTAACTTGCTCCGAAGTCTTTCTTTTTCTATGTCATCCAACTGGATTTTAAATCTCTCTAAATCTATCCCTGTTGGCACGACCTGTATTTGTTGCTTCACGCCGTAGTCAACTAGTAAGGAACGCACTTTATCAGTAGGCGCGATTACACACTCACTGTGACTCAAAACCTGTTTAGTAAAAATTGCAACCATCTTTTTCCCCCATTTTTTATTCGGTGAAAAATAATGAGTATAATCTTCATATAAAGTATGATAAGTATGAATAATTGGTACATCAACTTCCTTTGCTATCTGTTGTGCCATAAAAAATGTACTAAATTCACATTGCGAATGGATAATATCTGGATACCAGTTAACTAATTCCTGAATATATTCCTCATCAACAGAAAAGGCCAGCCTTGCATTAGGATAGATTTTACCAACACCAGTAGATCCAATATATATAACCCCATCTTTATATGATGACTTCCTATTCCCTGATAATGTGAGTATTCTGACCTCATGCCCTAGTTTTTGTAGCCCATTCTGTAAATTGACTATAGATGTGACCACTCCATTTATAGCAGGAACGTACTGATCCGTTGTAATTAAGATTTTCAATCGTCTTCCCGCCTTTATAGTTTTATATATGTATATCATCCTGAATGATTCATATTAAGAGTTTAAATAACGATTAAGGAATCTTTTCTTTCAATCTATCTTCCTACTAAATAAATTTTTTTGGCCTATATTTACCTTTTGGGACTCTCTTGTTTAGACAACCTGAATTCGATTAATTAAATTACATAATGTTATACTGGGATCAATGAAGGTGGAAATAGTGAGACTTTACTTAATTTTAAACTAATTTTCTAAATAAAAACAATCATATACTTAATTATACCTGAATAATTCATACTTTTTCTGAAATGCTCTGGAAAAACTGTTCTAACGCTAGTTTGAGTTAATTTTATCAGCACCCTTTGGGTGTGCAAAAAGAACCCCAATCTGCTATGGTTAAAGCGACTAAACATAACCAAAGAAAGGGGTTCTCTCTATGGCAACTTTACATGAAAATCGTTTACTTTTCAATTCAAACATTACGGTATCTCACTGTGGGGGTAATTTATCTTCAGATTCCGGATTGATATTAGTTAAGGAATTCATGCACACCATTAATTTCTCTAAC
This genomic window contains:
- a CDS encoding TVP38/TMEM64 family protein, yielding MESKNKRKKMDVLAVLITVAFIFFIVYGIYTKIFYSESALNAYLNKFGIWAPIIFVVFQAIQVVFPILPGGIGMLGGLVIFGPQMGFIYNYVGICTGSVLAFLIAKRYGMRIIESLFIPRLHGKYMKWTENKNFSVLFALAIIFPIAPDDFLCYLAGTTKMTLLKFTLIILLGKPF
- a CDS encoding glycosyltransferase family 4 protein; the protein is MKILITTDQYVPAINGVVTSIVNLQNGLQKLGHEVRILTLSGNRKSSYKDGVIYIGSTGVGKIYPNARLAFSVDEEYIQELVNWYPDIIHSQCEFSTFFMAQQIAKEVDVPIIHTYHTLYEDYTHYFSPNKKWGKKMVAIFTKQVLSHSECVIAPTDKVRSLLVDYGVKQQIQVVPTGIDLERFKIQLDDIEKERLRSKLGIPSNDRVLIYVGRLAKEKNLEEILLFFSQLNRQNITLLIVGDGPHRAALEERVIDLGISKHVIFTGMICSQEVSSYYQLGDLFVSASNSETQGLTYIEALANGIPALCRKDQCLENVIVDGVNGWEYQSFEQFREKLDDILEKEGLQKRLSKNAREIVKGNCSSNEFAKRVEQIYQTTINHHH